The genome window TTCACCTTCCCGGTCTGGATCAGAGTGATGGTCTCGAAGAGCTCATCCACGGTTCCTGCTCCGCCGGGCATCACCACGAAGCAGATGCTGTACTTCACCAGCAGCACCTTGCGCACGAAGAAACGGTGGAACGTGAGGCTCACATCGAGGTAGGGGTTGGGCTGCTGTTCATGGGGCAGCACGATGTTGCAGCCCACGCTGCGAGCGCCCGCATCGCGAGCTCCACGGTTCGCCGCTTCCATGATGCCGGGCCCGCCCCCCGTCATGATGGTGAAGCCCACGCGGCCCACGCGCTTCGCGAGCTCGCGTGCGGCCCCGTAGTAGGGATGGTCCTCATCGAATCGCGCGCTTCCGAAGAAGGTGACGCAGGGGCCCACGAAGTGCAGGTGCCTGAAGCCGTAGATGAACTCACGCGCGATACGGACCACGCTCACGAATTCCTTCCACCTCGAGCGCGGGCCTTCCAAAAATCGGAGATCGATCTGTTGGTCCTTCCGGGGCAATGCCATGGCGGCGAAGCTAGCCGGGGAACAAGCAGGCCTCTTCCGTTGTTACAGGTGGCATGCGCCTCAGAACACCATCCGCGATCCTGATGCTCAGCGCCGGCCTTGCTTCGATGGCGCAGCCCCAACCTGAGAACGTCTCATTCGAGGCATGGGACAATGCTGGGCAAGCCACGCAGGAACCCCAGCAATGGAGCTCGCTCAAGACCAGCGATGGCGGAGCCTTCATCAATAGCCTGGTACCGCAGCTCTGCTGGCGCAGCACCGATGCCCATACGGGCCAGTATTCCGTGAACCTCCGCACCGTAGGGTCCGTCGTCGGACCGGCGAATGGCCTGCTCACCAACGGCCGCGTGCATGCCGAGCTCGACGTGGCCAACAGCTACATGTACACTGTGCAGGACCAGGAGCAATGGCGCACCAGCATGACCAGCAGGCCCGATAGCCTGATCGGCTGGTTCAAGGCCGCACCTGCATCAGGCGACCGCCCGAATGTGGGGGCCTTGCTGCACATCGATGAGGGCCGGTTACCCGCATTCGGAACAGAGGACAACTACGTGGCGGGCGCCTCATGGAAAGGGCCCTATTCGCCGGTGACGCAATGGACGCGATTCTCCACGCCCTTCGTTTACCTGAACGACTGGCAGCCGGA of Flavobacteriales bacterium contains these proteins:
- a CDS encoding TIGR00730 family Rossman fold protein; the encoded protein is MALPRKDQQIDLRFLEGPRSRWKEFVSVVRIAREFIYGFRHLHFVGPCVTFFGSARFDEDHPYYGAARELAKRVGRVGFTIMTGGGPGIMEAANRGARDAGARSVGCNIVLPHEQQPNPYLDVSLTFHRFFVRKVLLVKYSICFVVMPGGAGTVDELFETITLIQTGKVKDFPILLYGKDYWSPLLQQIERMVEAGTIGRKELEFVFVADSIDEATDLLQERLLVMWQRARGRKDSPKWWFLEERVNGRLSKANKG